One genomic region from Ralstonia pseudosolanacearum encodes:
- the fliQ gene encoding flagellar biosynthesis protein FliQ: MTPEYVLNMARQAMQVAMMIGAPMLLVSLVVGLLVAVFQAATQLNEQTLSFIPKLLAVAATMILAGPWVLGVIVDYTRDVLTNIPNYVN, encoded by the coding sequence ATGACACCCGAATACGTGCTGAACATGGCCCGCCAGGCCATGCAGGTCGCCATGATGATCGGCGCGCCGATGCTGCTGGTGTCGCTCGTCGTCGGCCTGCTGGTGGCGGTGTTCCAGGCCGCCACCCAGCTCAACGAGCAGACGCTGTCGTTCATCCCCAAGCTGCTGGCCGTGGCCGCCACCATGATCCTGGCCGGCCCGTGGGTCCTGGGCGTGATCGTCGACTACACGCGCGACGTGCTCACCAATATCCCGAACTACGTCAACTAA
- the fliO gene encoding flagellar biosynthetic protein FliO has product MNHAVDWARTFGGLLIVLAMIVAAGWLLRKLQQRAGMGPAGRRSQVLSVVAQQMLGTREKVVVVVVQDTWLVLGVTQQHVQTLHTLPRPADAGAPVADDPATHDTHGGKPPAFADALAHQIKRRLTGKPQ; this is encoded by the coding sequence ATGAATCACGCAGTCGATTGGGCCCGCACCTTCGGCGGGCTGCTCATAGTGCTGGCCATGATCGTGGCGGCCGGCTGGCTGCTGCGCAAGCTGCAGCAGCGCGCGGGCATGGGCCCCGCCGGGCGCCGCAGCCAGGTGCTGTCCGTGGTGGCCCAGCAGATGCTGGGCACGCGCGAGAAAGTGGTGGTGGTGGTGGTGCAGGACACGTGGCTGGTGCTGGGCGTCACGCAGCAGCACGTCCAGACGCTGCACACCCTGCCGCGCCCGGCCGACGCCGGCGCGCCCGTGGCCGACGATCCGGCCACCCACGACACCCACGGCGGCAAGCCGCCCGCCTTTGCCGATGCGCTGGCGCACCAGATCAAGCGCCGCCTGACGGGGAAGCCGCAATGA
- a CDS encoding phosphopantetheine-binding protein, producing the protein MDSLKLEIKRLLIETLDLEDMTPADIDDDAPLFDTNGIGLDSIDALEIGIALRKQYQLTIAADDQRTREYFRSVSTLAALVQSHQ; encoded by the coding sequence ATGGATTCTTTAAAGCTCGAAATTAAGCGGCTCCTGATCGAGACGCTCGATCTGGAGGATATGACGCCGGCGGATATCGACGACGACGCGCCGCTTTTCGACACCAACGGCATCGGCCTGGATTCCATCGACGCCCTGGAAATCGGTATCGCGCTGCGAAAGCAATATCAGCTGACCATCGCCGCCGATGACCAGCGCACGCGCGAGTATTTCCGCTCGGTCAGTACATTGGCCGCGCTGGTCCAGAGCCACCAATAA
- the fliN gene encoding flagellar motor switch protein FliN, translated as MTSESTQPNQAAGADEFDAEMTMEEAMALEAAQRAAAAPAPAPAAATAAAPDNALSSVFKPLLPGEKTTAAAPRNDIDMILDIPVQLTVELGRTKVPIKNLLQLAQGSVVELDALAGEPMDVLVNGYLIAQGEVVVVNEKFGIRLTDIITPSERIRKLNR; from the coding sequence ATGACAAGTGAATCGACCCAACCCAACCAGGCCGCCGGCGCCGACGAATTCGACGCCGAGATGACCATGGAAGAGGCGATGGCGCTGGAAGCCGCCCAGCGCGCGGCCGCCGCACCGGCGCCCGCGCCTGCAGCCGCAACCGCAGCCGCGCCGGACAACGCCCTCAGCTCGGTCTTCAAGCCGCTGCTGCCCGGCGAAAAAACGACGGCGGCCGCGCCGCGCAACGATATCGACATGATCCTCGATATCCCCGTGCAGCTGACGGTGGAACTGGGCCGCACCAAGGTGCCCATCAAGAACCTGCTGCAGCTGGCGCAGGGCTCGGTGGTCGAGCTCGACGCCCTGGCCGGCGAGCCGATGGACGTGCTGGTCAACGGCTACCTGATCGCCCAGGGCGAAGTGGTGGTGGTCAACGAGAAGTTCGGCATCCGCCTGACCGACATCATCACGCCGTCCGAGCGCATCCGCAAACTCAACCGCTAA
- a CDS encoding putative bifunctional diguanylate cyclase/phosphodiesterase: MVNALTEGLLVCDGQRRITYANPSAARLLGVPLDALVGVRLPEVVASAIDEFDTPIREVDWPDAEVLAEGQPQLNQIFGMRCLDGRTVWVSTNWTPLYAEAGEPMTAAPAARHAQPYAVLVSLVDITQIREAQQRIRHLATHDTLTGLLNRCALEDRLEHALALARRNRSRVSVMFLDLDRFKNVNDTLGHQFGDQLLREVAARLQACAREADTVARLGGDEFVVMLESLDGMGTRRVAERILAAIGAPFHIDGQELFLGVSIGIAVAPHDGDDPHTLLRKADAAMYLAKERGRNNFQTFTSDLDDRVSRRFRIESGLRRASDRNEFYANYQPRVDVRTGRIVGVEALIRWNSTDFGRLMPGQFIQDAEETGLIVEIDRWILRAACDQLARWRRIGLPHLRMSINLSGQAFSSGQLSGMVRGALTSSGLPGEAVELEMTEGILIRDDPSLHTLLTELRALGVSLALDDFGTGYSSLSYLNRFPIDTLKIDRSFVQDLPHVAERAAITRAIIMMAQAMGMKTVAEGVETAGQLEFLSEIGCDEYQGYLLTRPLEPAAMHDLVREHERRHGAVRPGLLPL; encoded by the coding sequence ATGGTCAACGCGCTGACCGAGGGGCTGCTGGTGTGCGATGGGCAGCGCCGGATCACCTATGCCAACCCGAGCGCGGCGCGCCTGCTGGGCGTGCCGCTCGACGCGCTGGTCGGCGTGCGGCTGCCGGAGGTGGTCGCATCGGCCATCGACGAGTTCGATACCCCCATCCGCGAGGTCGACTGGCCGGATGCCGAGGTGCTGGCCGAGGGCCAGCCCCAGCTCAACCAGATCTTCGGCATGCGCTGCCTGGACGGGCGCACCGTGTGGGTTTCCACCAACTGGACGCCGCTGTATGCCGAGGCCGGCGAGCCGATGACGGCGGCACCGGCGGCCCGCCACGCGCAGCCCTATGCCGTGCTGGTGTCGCTGGTCGATATCACGCAGATCCGCGAGGCGCAGCAGCGCATCCGCCATCTGGCCACGCACGACACGCTGACCGGCCTGCTGAACCGCTGCGCGCTGGAAGACCGGCTGGAGCACGCGCTGGCGCTGGCGCGGCGCAACCGCTCGCGCGTGTCGGTGATGTTCCTCGACCTGGACCGCTTCAAAAACGTCAACGACACGCTGGGCCACCAGTTCGGCGACCAGCTCCTGCGCGAGGTGGCCGCCCGCTTGCAGGCCTGCGCCCGCGAGGCCGACACCGTGGCCCGCCTGGGCGGCGACGAATTCGTCGTCATGCTGGAGTCGCTCGACGGCATGGGCACGCGCCGCGTGGCCGAGCGCATCCTGGCGGCCATCGGCGCGCCGTTCCATATCGACGGGCAGGAGCTGTTCCTGGGCGTGTCGATCGGCATCGCCGTGGCGCCGCACGACGGCGACGACCCCCACACGCTGCTGCGCAAGGCCGACGCCGCCATGTACCTGGCCAAGGAGCGCGGTCGCAACAACTTCCAGACCTTCACCAGCGACCTGGACGACCGCGTCTCGCGGCGCTTCCGCATCGAATCGGGCCTGCGCCGCGCGAGCGACCGCAACGAGTTCTACGCCAACTACCAGCCGCGGGTAGACGTCCGCACTGGCCGTATCGTCGGGGTGGAGGCGCTGATCCGCTGGAATTCCACCGATTTCGGGCGCCTGATGCCCGGCCAGTTCATCCAGGATGCCGAAGAGACCGGCCTGATTGTCGAGATCGACCGCTGGATCCTGCGCGCCGCCTGCGACCAGCTGGCGCGCTGGCGCCGCATCGGGCTGCCGCATTTGCGCATGTCGATCAACCTGTCGGGGCAGGCGTTCAGCTCCGGCCAGTTGAGCGGCATGGTGCGGGGCGCGCTGACGAGCAGCGGCCTGCCCGGCGAGGCCGTCGAGCTGGAGATGACCGAAGGCATTCTGATTCGCGATGACCCGTCGCTGCACACGCTGCTGACCGAGCTGCGGGCGCTGGGCGTGTCCCTGGCGCTGGACGATTTCGGCACGGGGTATTCGTCGCTGTCCTATCTGAACCGCTTCCCGATCGACACCCTCAAGATCGACCGCTCGTTCGTGCAAGACCTGCCCCACGTGGCCGAACGCGCGGCCATCACCCGGGCCATCATCATGATGGCGCAGGCGATGGGCATGAAGACCGTGGCCGAGGGCGTGGAGACCGCCGGGCAGCTCGAATTCCTGAGCGAGATCGGCTGCGATGAATACCAGGGCTACCTGCTGACGCGGCCGCTGGAGCCCGCCGCCATGCACGACCTCGTGCGCGAGCACGAGCGGCGCCACGGCGCGGTGCGGCCGGGTCTCCTGCCGCTGTAA
- a CDS encoding flagellin N-terminal helical domain-containing protein, with amino-acid sequence MSLSLNTNISSLQTQQALSQSQSALQKSLQRLSTGMRVNSAQDDSAAYAAASSLTTTLNSQTQGIQNANGANSYLQTADSYLGQVENNLQRMRQLAVESNNGGLSAADQTNLDKEYQQLATANKNIETNANYNGNKLFDGSVASTTFQYGQNAATDATTVTNVNMSTFGTLTGTSVTSAANATAAQAAIDTDLTSLKAARASLGAQQSGLASTINTLTSNNTALSAAKSTLVDTDYASETSNMTRQNILQQAGTAMLAQANSAPNSILNLLKG; translated from the coding sequence ATGTCCCTCAGCCTCAATACCAACATCTCGTCCCTGCAAACGCAGCAAGCCCTGTCGCAATCGCAGTCCGCTCTGCAAAAGTCGCTGCAGCGCCTGTCGACCGGTATGCGTGTGAACAGCGCGCAGGATGATTCTGCGGCCTACGCGGCAGCCAGCAGCCTGACCACGACCCTGAACTCGCAAACGCAAGGTATTCAGAACGCCAACGGTGCGAACTCGTACCTGCAAACGGCCGACTCGTACCTGGGCCAGGTTGAAAACAACCTGCAACGTATGCGCCAACTGGCTGTGGAATCCAACAACGGCGGTCTGTCGGCAGCCGACCAGACCAACCTGGACAAGGAATACCAACAGCTGGCAACGGCCAACAAGAACATCGAAACCAACGCCAACTACAACGGCAACAAGCTGTTCGACGGCTCGGTGGCTTCGACGACCTTCCAATATGGCCAGAACGCAGCCACGGACGCGACCACGGTCACCAACGTCAACATGTCGACCTTCGGCACGCTGACCGGCACGAGCGTGACCAGCGCTGCCAACGCGACCGCAGCCCAGGCCGCGATCGATACCGACCTGACCTCCCTGAAGGCCGCCCGCGCCAGCCTGGGTGCGCAGCAGTCGGGTCTGGCATCGACCATCAACACGCTGACGTCGAACAACACGGCCCTGTCGGCCGCCAAGTCGACGCTGGTCGATACCGACTACGCTTCTGAAACGTCGAACATGACCCGCCAGAACATCCTGCAGCAAGCGGGTACCGCCATGCTGGCGCAGGCCAACTCGGCACCCAACAGCATTCTGAACCTGCTGAAGGGCTAA
- a CDS encoding acyl carrier protein, which translates to MTETEILERIRSIFQENFAIDPARVTPEAHLFEELDLDSIDAVDLAIKLQEMTGRRIKPEEFKSVRTVGDVIGAVQSLLAA; encoded by the coding sequence GTGACCGAAACCGAAATCCTGGAACGCATCCGCTCCATTTTTCAAGAGAACTTCGCCATCGACCCGGCACGCGTCACGCCCGAGGCGCACCTGTTCGAAGAACTCGACCTCGACAGCATCGACGCCGTCGATCTGGCCATCAAACTGCAGGAAATGACGGGGCGCCGCATCAAACCCGAAGAGTTCAAATCGGTCCGCACGGTGGGCGACGTCATCGGCGCGGTCCAATCGCTGCTCGCGGCCTGA
- the fliL gene encoding flagellar basal body-associated protein FliL yields the protein MAEAAAANTAPAPAKGGSTKLLLIILIVLVLIGMGGAAAWFFLGGGSHAAGPAAPPKPKEPFFVPMETLTVNLQPEEGNDRYLQIAITFKSYDKHAEEEIKSYTPELRSRVLMLLSSKAPAELYSNEGKAKLAKEIVEQCEQAYKAVGKESPVVDVLFTNFVIQ from the coding sequence ATGGCCGAAGCTGCTGCCGCCAATACCGCTCCCGCCCCCGCGAAGGGCGGCTCCACCAAGCTGCTGCTGATCATCCTGATCGTGCTCGTGCTGATCGGCATGGGCGGCGCCGCCGCATGGTTCTTCCTGGGCGGCGGCAGCCACGCTGCCGGCCCGGCCGCCCCGCCCAAGCCGAAGGAGCCCTTCTTCGTGCCCATGGAGACGCTCACCGTCAACCTGCAGCCCGAGGAAGGCAACGACCGCTACCTGCAGATCGCCATCACCTTCAAGAGCTACGACAAGCACGCCGAAGAGGAAATCAAGTCCTACACGCCCGAGCTGCGCAGCCGCGTGCTGATGCTGCTGTCGTCCAAGGCGCCCGCCGAGCTGTACTCCAACGAGGGCAAGGCCAAGCTGGCGAAGGAAATCGTCGAACAGTGCGAACAGGCCTACAAGGCGGTCGGCAAGGAATCGCCGGTGGTCGATGTCCTGTTCACCAACTTTGTGATTCAGTGA
- the fliM gene encoding flagellar motor switch protein FliM codes for MLKEEFLSQEEIDALLKGVTNEVDEEPTEAETAGVRTYNLGSQERIVRGRMPTLEIINERFARNWRMGLFNFLRRNAEISVGPVKVQKYSEFIRNLVVPAAINLVHVKPLRGTALFVFDPNLIFIVVDHLFGGDGRFHMRVEGRDFTQVEQRIIQRMLQLMFEHYGKAWQPIYPIEFEPLRMEMHTEFANVATPNEVVVSTRFSMELGSNGGDVHVCMPYTMIEPIRDLLTSAIQGEALEVDKRWVRLLSQQVQTAEVEVVAHLANANVHVSDILNMKVGDVVPIELDDAVTARVDGVPVMECAYGTFNGQYALRVNRMLNMNGSEPAPEPENDK; via the coding sequence ATGCTCAAGGAAGAGTTTCTTTCCCAGGAGGAGATCGACGCGCTCCTCAAGGGCGTCACCAACGAGGTCGACGAGGAACCGACCGAGGCCGAGACGGCAGGTGTACGCACTTACAACCTGGGCTCGCAGGAGCGCATCGTCCGTGGGCGCATGCCCACGCTGGAGATCATCAACGAGCGGTTCGCGCGCAACTGGCGCATGGGCCTGTTCAACTTCCTGCGGCGCAACGCGGAGATCTCCGTCGGGCCGGTGAAGGTCCAGAAGTACAGCGAATTCATCCGCAACCTGGTGGTGCCGGCCGCCATCAACCTGGTGCACGTCAAGCCGCTGCGCGGCACGGCGCTGTTCGTGTTCGACCCGAACCTGATCTTCATCGTGGTCGACCACCTGTTCGGCGGCGACGGCCGCTTCCACATGCGCGTGGAGGGCCGCGATTTCACCCAGGTGGAGCAGCGCATCATCCAGCGCATGCTGCAGCTGATGTTCGAGCACTACGGCAAGGCCTGGCAGCCGATCTACCCGATCGAGTTCGAGCCGCTGCGCATGGAAATGCACACGGAATTCGCCAACGTGGCCACCCCCAACGAGGTGGTGGTCTCGACGCGCTTCAGCATGGAGCTCGGCAGCAACGGCGGCGACGTGCATGTCTGCATGCCGTACACCATGATCGAGCCGATCCGCGACCTGCTCACCAGCGCCATCCAGGGCGAAGCGCTGGAAGTGGACAAGCGCTGGGTGCGGCTGCTGTCGCAGCAGGTGCAGACCGCCGAGGTGGAGGTGGTGGCGCATCTGGCCAACGCCAACGTGCATGTGTCCGACATCCTCAACATGAAGGTGGGCGACGTCGTCCCGATCGAGCTGGACGACGCCGTCACCGCCAGAGTGGACGGCGTGCCCGTCATGGAATGCGCGTACGGCACCTTCAACGGCCAATACGCGCTGCGCGTCAACCGCATGCTGAACATGAATGGCAGCGAGCCTGCCCCGGAGCCAGAAAATGACAAGTGA
- a CDS encoding lysophospholipid acyltransferase family protein — protein MANRLKTVLNRWWRLLSTGFGFLVFGVCGLLFSVAVFPLVWLWPHRASRQRAVTAVIHRFFQALVCMLDWLGVLRVDVQGASALRSGRPAIVVANHPTYLDIVVLLSLTPSACCVVKNAHWGNPCFWGIVRAAEYVSNADPTALVEAGARQLAAGYTMIIFPEGTRSPGQDRLHPFSRGFAHMALSAEVPIVPVLIDCDPPAFTKTMRWYHIPSRRMRIRIAVLDPIRIGQYAAPDTPPALAARTLTAGVETQITDHLYQYGFFKARN, from the coding sequence ATGGCAAACCGACTGAAAACCGTCCTCAACCGGTGGTGGCGCTTGCTGTCGACGGGCTTCGGCTTCCTGGTGTTCGGCGTCTGCGGACTGCTGTTTTCCGTCGCCGTGTTCCCGCTCGTTTGGCTGTGGCCGCATCGCGCGTCGCGCCAGCGTGCCGTCACGGCCGTCATTCACCGGTTCTTCCAGGCACTGGTGTGCATGCTCGACTGGCTGGGCGTGCTGAGGGTCGACGTGCAGGGGGCATCGGCGTTGCGGTCGGGCCGGCCGGCCATCGTGGTGGCCAATCATCCGACCTATCTTGACATCGTGGTGCTGCTGTCGCTCACGCCATCGGCATGCTGCGTGGTCAAGAACGCTCATTGGGGCAATCCATGCTTCTGGGGCATCGTGCGCGCGGCCGAATACGTCAGCAACGCAGACCCGACCGCACTGGTCGAGGCAGGCGCACGGCAATTGGCCGCCGGCTACACCATGATCATCTTCCCCGAGGGCACGCGCAGCCCGGGGCAGGACCGGCTGCATCCGTTCTCGCGCGGTTTCGCCCACATGGCCCTGAGCGCGGAAGTGCCCATCGTGCCGGTGCTCATCGATTGCGATCCCCCCGCCTTCACCAAGACGATGCGCTGGTACCACATCCCATCGCGACGCATGCGCATCCGCATCGCCGTCCTCGACCCGATCCGTATCGGGCAGTACGCCGCCCCGGATACCCCGCCCGCCCTGGCAGCGCGCACGCTGACCGCAGGTGTCGAGACCCAGATCACAGACCACTTGTACCAATATGGATTCTTTAAAGCTCGAAATTAA
- a CDS encoding LuxR C-terminal-related transcriptional regulator encodes MLNVLIVEPHDIARTGLRQILKDSRLARQIEAVPDLSGSPSPLDQREWDVLLFSVESASGDEFQTIKAVRQQHARLAVLAMGRHPEALLAVRALKAGASGYLPMNATQPQLLAAVNAISKGKKYLPPDLVEVLADNLNVDWDKPRHDVLSDREFQTLRMLGSGRTLGEIADALQISAKTVSVYRGRVLSKMRLRNNAELTMYVVSNGLQL; translated from the coding sequence ATGCTGAACGTCCTCATCGTCGAACCGCACGATATCGCCCGCACGGGCCTGCGCCAGATCCTGAAGGATTCGCGCCTGGCCCGGCAGATCGAAGCCGTACCGGATTTGTCCGGAAGCCCGAGCCCGCTCGACCAGCGCGAGTGGGACGTCCTGCTGTTTTCCGTCGAATCGGCCAGCGGCGACGAGTTCCAGACCATCAAGGCGGTCCGCCAACAGCACGCGCGCCTGGCGGTGCTGGCGATGGGCCGCCACCCGGAGGCGCTGCTCGCCGTGCGCGCGCTCAAGGCCGGCGCCTCCGGCTACCTGCCGATGAACGCCACCCAGCCGCAGCTGCTGGCGGCCGTCAACGCCATCTCCAAGGGCAAGAAATACCTGCCCCCGGACCTGGTCGAGGTGCTGGCTGACAACCTGAATGTGGATTGGGACAAGCCGCGCCATGACGTGCTGTCCGACCGCGAGTTCCAGACGCTGCGCATGCTGGGCTCGGGCCGCACGCTGGGCGAGATCGCCGACGCGCTGCAGATCAGCGCCAAGACGGTCAGCGTGTACCGTGGGCGCGTCCTGTCGAAGATGAGGCTGCGCAACAACGCGGAGCTGACGATGTACGTCGTCAGCAACGGGCTCCAGCTGTAG
- a CDS encoding COG4648 family protein, with translation MQATPPSRAQWPRHAANVVLKLAYPAVILGAWHIGAPRYVGIVLLALLWVQRWIGTGSTAARLRVLTRLDWVLAGLLTCGSAAIAITDSETLLRLYPVMVNAALLLTFGATLRHGPSMVEKFARLRMPELPARAVLYTRRVTQVWCGFFAVNALIAALVALHGSRQAWALYNGAIAYALVGLLIVGEIAYRKLVVRPYAGGAEAA, from the coding sequence ATGCAGGCGACACCTCCCTCCCGAGCGCAGTGGCCACGCCATGCGGCCAACGTTGTCCTGAAGCTGGCGTATCCGGCAGTCATCCTCGGTGCCTGGCACATTGGCGCGCCCCGCTATGTCGGCATCGTCCTGCTCGCGCTGCTCTGGGTCCAGCGGTGGATCGGAACCGGCAGCACTGCCGCGCGCTTGCGGGTCCTCACCCGGCTCGATTGGGTGCTTGCGGGGCTGTTGACCTGCGGCTCGGCGGCGATCGCCATCACCGACAGTGAAACGCTGCTGCGCCTGTATCCCGTCATGGTGAATGCGGCGTTGCTGCTCACGTTTGGCGCGACGCTGCGCCATGGCCCCTCGATGGTCGAGAAGTTTGCCCGCCTGCGCATGCCCGAGCTGCCCGCGCGCGCCGTCCTGTACACCCGCCGCGTCACGCAGGTCTGGTGCGGCTTCTTTGCCGTCAACGCACTGATCGCCGCGCTCGTTGCGCTGCATGGGTCGCGGCAGGCCTGGGCGCTCTACAACGGCGCCATTGCCTATGCACTGGTCGGCCTGCTGATCGTCGGGGAAATCGCTTACCGCAAGCTGGTCGTCCGACCCTATGCCGGCGGCGCGGAGGCGGCATGA
- the fliP gene encoding flagellar type III secretion system pore protein FliP (The bacterial flagellar biogenesis protein FliP forms a type III secretion system (T3SS)-type pore required for flagellar assembly.), whose protein sequence is MKLSALLRPLAALALLCAVPAVFAQAQPGLPLLTGTAGGQSYSLPVQTLVFLTSLGFLPAILLMMSSFTRIIIVLSLLRHALGTQTTPPNQVLIGLALFLTFFVMSPVLDKVYTDAYLPLRDSKISVEQALDTAATPLRQFMLKQTREPDLALFAKMGNLPPIASPDQVPMRALIPAFVTSELKTSFQIGFAIFIPFLVIDIVVAAVLMSMGMMMVTPSIFSLPFKIMLFVLVDGWHLLLGSLAQSFTQ, encoded by the coding sequence ATGAAGCTGTCCGCCCTTCTGCGTCCGCTGGCCGCGCTCGCCCTGCTGTGCGCCGTGCCCGCCGTGTTCGCGCAGGCCCAGCCCGGCCTGCCGCTGCTGACCGGCACCGCCGGCGGCCAGAGCTATTCGCTGCCGGTCCAGACGCTGGTCTTCCTGACCTCGCTCGGCTTCCTGCCGGCCATCCTGCTGATGATGAGCAGCTTCACGCGCATCATCATCGTGCTGTCGCTGCTGCGCCATGCGCTGGGCACGCAGACCACGCCGCCCAACCAGGTGCTGATCGGCCTGGCGCTGTTCCTGACCTTCTTCGTGATGTCGCCGGTGCTGGACAAGGTCTACACCGATGCCTACCTGCCGCTGCGCGACAGCAAGATCTCCGTGGAGCAGGCGCTCGACACCGCCGCCACGCCGCTGCGCCAGTTCATGCTCAAGCAGACCCGCGAGCCCGATCTCGCCCTGTTCGCCAAGATGGGCAACCTGCCGCCCATCGCCAGCCCCGACCAGGTGCCGATGCGCGCGCTGATCCCTGCCTTCGTCACCAGCGAGCTGAAGACCTCGTTCCAGATCGGCTTCGCCATCTTCATCCCGTTCCTGGTGATCGATATCGTGGTGGCGGCGGTGCTGATGTCGATGGGGATGATGATGGTCACGCCGTCCATCTTCTCACTGCCGTTCAAGATCATGCTGTTCGTGCTGGTGGACGGCTGGCATCTGCTGCTGGGGTCGCTGGCCCAGAGCTTCACGCAATAG
- a CDS encoding beta-ketoacyl synthase chain length factor yields the protein MPDLHWTIPVARWSCWLGSESESKSPDISFIEPIVRRRLSSLSKSALKVAHDCAADLPEVRVVFASRHGELRRSTSVLDDIGNAEPVSPTAFSLSVLNAMSGIFSIARRDNAAATAISAGPGTLGWALLEAYTQYASDPGAPVLLVYADEPADPRYGVVDDEITEGALAILLDASASAMLDCSRDTARSRPAARLRTQSEAVLHCLRSRTAGAWEHPDGVWQWHWREGTWQTD from the coding sequence ATGCCCGATTTGCACTGGACAATTCCGGTTGCTCGCTGGTCTTGCTGGCTTGGCAGTGAATCAGAATCGAAGTCGCCGGATATCAGCTTTATCGAGCCGATCGTCCGACGGCGTTTGAGTTCGCTCTCTAAAAGCGCGCTGAAAGTGGCGCACGACTGCGCCGCCGATTTGCCGGAAGTCCGTGTTGTCTTTGCATCGCGGCATGGCGAGCTGCGCCGCTCGACCAGCGTCCTGGATGACATCGGCAATGCCGAGCCGGTTTCGCCCACGGCATTCAGCCTGTCCGTGCTGAATGCCATGAGCGGAATCTTCAGCATTGCGCGCCGCGACAACGCCGCCGCCACGGCGATCTCGGCCGGCCCCGGCACGCTTGGCTGGGCGCTGCTGGAAGCCTACACGCAGTACGCGTCCGATCCGGGCGCCCCGGTACTGCTGGTCTATGCCGACGAACCCGCGGACCCGCGCTACGGCGTCGTCGACGATGAAATCACGGAAGGCGCGCTTGCCATCCTGCTGGACGCCTCCGCATCGGCCATGCTCGACTGCTCGCGCGACACGGCACGCAGCCGCCCTGCCGCACGCCTTCGTACGCAAAGCGAAGCCGTACTGCACTGCCTGCGATCACGGACAGCGGGCGCCTGGGAACACCCGGATGGCGTCTGGCAATGGCATTGGCGCGAGGGCACATGGCAAACCGACTGA
- the fliR gene encoding flagellar biosynthetic protein FliR translates to MIQFTAAQLNGWIALYWWPLVRVLAFIAVAPPFANTEIPTSIKVAFGVVLTVALAPMLPVPSGIAVGSYEGLWITLLQVAIGMALGVCVQMVFAAISGAGELMSIQIGLGFATLLDPQQTESSLLLGRFISLTAITAFIAGDGHLVLMHALFDSFTALPVSAAPLAGGGWQTLAGGGAAVFALAVRIALPIIAIMMVVNLAFAVLSRTAQALNPFAVGIAATLVVGLMLVMVMMTSLAPVVERSVMNALELGGRAFGQFGSR, encoded by the coding sequence ATGATTCAGTTCACCGCCGCCCAGCTCAACGGTTGGATCGCCCTGTACTGGTGGCCGCTGGTGCGCGTGCTGGCCTTCATCGCGGTGGCGCCGCCGTTTGCCAACACGGAGATCCCGACCTCGATCAAGGTGGCCTTCGGCGTGGTGCTGACAGTGGCCCTGGCACCGATGCTGCCGGTGCCGTCCGGCATCGCCGTCGGCTCGTACGAAGGGTTGTGGATCACCCTGCTGCAGGTGGCGATCGGCATGGCGCTCGGCGTCTGCGTGCAGATGGTGTTTGCCGCCATCAGCGGCGCCGGCGAGCTGATGTCGATCCAGATCGGCCTGGGCTTCGCGACCCTGCTCGACCCGCAGCAGACCGAGAGCAGCCTGCTGCTCGGCCGCTTCATCAGCCTGACCGCCATCACCGCCTTCATTGCCGGCGACGGCCACCTGGTGCTGATGCACGCCCTGTTCGACAGTTTCACCGCGCTGCCGGTCTCCGCCGCGCCGCTCGCGGGCGGCGGCTGGCAGACGCTGGCCGGCGGCGGCGCCGCGGTCTTTGCGCTGGCCGTGCGCATCGCCCTGCCGATCATCGCCATCATGATGGTCGTCAACCTGGCCTTTGCGGTGCTGTCGCGCACGGCCCAGGCGCTCAACCCGTTCGCCGTGGGCATCGCCGCCACGCTGGTGGTCGGGCTGATGCTGGTGATGGTGATGATGACCTCGCTGGCGCCCGTGGTGGAGCGCTCGGTGATGAACGCGCTGGAACTGGGCGGACGGGCGTTCGGGCAATTCGGCAGCCGATGA